One Spinacia oleracea cultivar Varoflay chromosome 4, BTI_SOV_V1, whole genome shotgun sequence DNA segment encodes these proteins:
- the LOC110778966 gene encoding LOW QUALITY PROTEIN: transposon Ty3-I Gag-Pol polyprotein (The sequence of the model RefSeq protein was modified relative to this genomic sequence to represent the inferred CDS: inserted 2 bases in 2 codons): EQKNDFIKKVKEKVVDDKTLKVKCFKCQGYGHYQSACPTKRVMTIRDVEEIEELEKESLLEMEHDKSESEEEDLCNPEMEGETLVLRRSLYSNVVAENEEQRETIFHSKCLVNKKLCTLIIDGGSCTNVASTELVEKLALPTTKHPHPYKLKWLDDDSEVRVKTRVLITFSIGNYEDEILCDVIPMTACHILLGRPWQFDRKVIHDGSTNVYKVNKNGKIKTLLPLPPSKIRNTKPKPKENLVCGSVFLGRKRFERELETNQIVYILVVKEVKEGVEIKDPNLRELLEEFRDVFPNDLPPGLPPKRGXEHQIDLIPGAPIPNKPSYRCNPKESEELQSQISELVKKGCVRESKSPCAVPALLVPKKDGTWRMCIDSRAVNNITXKYRFPIPRLDDMLDELSGSKVFSKVDLRSGYHQICMREGDEWKTAFKTKYGLYEWLVMPFGLTNAPSTFMRLMNEVLRPFLGKFVVVYLDDILVYSSNKDDHLNHLQQLFEVLREQKLYGKLEKCTFMQMEIGFLGFIISDEGVKVDPSKVEAISSWPVPKTITEVRSFHGLASFYRRFINNFSTLLAPITECTKHGKFQWNEAAQKAFELVKEKMCNTPILALADFTKPFEVECDASRTGIGAVLIQSGKPIANFSEKLNNAKLNYSTYDKEFYAMVRALNHWSHYLRPQAFVLHSDHESLKYIHGQHKLSARHAKWVEFLQSFNFVAKYKAGKANIVADALSRRHLLLNMVDSKVLGFELIKEFYALDEEMSDLFVATKDGPKDHYHQMEGFLFKGNKLCVPKCPVRDLLIREAHGGGLAGHFGISKTMVLLQEHFSWPHMIKEVHAVLARCGVCQRAKSTFHKGLYTPLPVPERPWEDVSMDFIVALPRTRRGKDSIMVVVDRFSKMAHFVPCHKTEDAINVSCLYFREIVRLHGVPRTFVSDRDSKFFSHFWRSLWRMMGTKLLFSTSHHPQTDGQTEVRNRTLGTLLRGLVSKTGKDWDVKLCHAEFAYNRTLTFATKYSPFEVVYGVNPYVPIGLIYLPKYSYIHGDARQQAEAMVKVHKEIRSNIEKANEMYKKKANNNRKPRVFSPGDLVWIHLRKERFPSKRKHKLMPRSEGPFKVLERYGDNAYKIDLPGEYGVAATFNIGDLSPYLEDEDVQELRTIPFEEGEDDVKSDTNPQVLLSTNLNHNKGEIHGLKISTSVLVLSNEGNEAK, from the exons GAACAAAAAAACGATTTCATTAAGAAAGTTAAGGAGAAAGTTGTAGATGATAAAACCTTAAAAGTGAagtgttttaagtgtcaaggttATGGTCATTACCAATCTGCTTGTCCTACCAAAAGAGTCATGACTATAAGAGATGTAGAGGAAATAGAAGAGTTGGAAAAAGAATCTCTTTTAGAGATGGAACATGATAAAAGTGAAAGTGAGGAAGAGGACTTGTGTAATCCAGAAATGGAGGGTGAAACTTTGGTTCTTAGGAGATCATTATACTCTAATGTTGTGGCAGAAAATGAGGAACAAAGAGAAACCATTTTTCATTCTAAATGCTTGGTAAATAAGAAGCTATGCACGTTAATCATAGATGGTGGTAGTTGTACTAATGTAGCTTCAACTGAACTTGTAGAGAAGTTAGCATTACCTACTACTAAACATCCACATCCTTATAAACTGAAATGGTTAGATGATGATAGTGAAGTAAGGGTGAAAACTAGAGTTTTAATCACTTTTTCAATTGGAAACTATGAAGATGAAATTCTATGTGATGTGATTCCTATGACTGCTTGTCACATTCTACTTGGCAGACCTTGGCAGTTTGATCGAAAAGTTATTCATGATGGTTCTACTAATGTATATAAGGTGAATAAGAATGGAAAAATCAAAACCTTATTACCATTACCTCCTTCAAAAATCCGAAACACAAAACCTAAACCAAAAGAAAACCTAGTGTGTGGGAGTGTATTTTTGGGGAGAAAAAGATTTGAGAGGGAGTTGGAGACCAACCAGATTGTATATATTTTGGTTGTTAAGGAGGTGAAAGAGGGAGTGGAGATTAAAGATCCCAATTTGAGGGAGTTACTAGAGGAATTTAGGGATGTCTTTCCTAATGACCTACCACCTGGCCTACCCCCTAAACGTG TTGAGCATCAAATTGATCTCATTCCCGGAGCACCAATTCCAAATAAGCCTTCCTATAGATGTAACCCAAAAGAAAGTGAGGAGTTACAAAGCCAAATCAGTGAGTTAGTGAAGAAAGGCTGCGTGAGGGAGAGTAAAAGCCCTTGTGCTGTTCCGGCTTTACTTGTGCCAAAAAAAGATGGAACATGGAGGATGTGTATTGATAGCCGTGCTGTGAATAACATAA ATAAATACAGATTTCCTATCCCTAGATTGGATGACATGTTAGATGAGTTGAGTGGTTCCAAGGTATTTTCGAAGGTTGATTTGAGGAGTGGGTATCACCAAATATGCATGAGAGAGGGAGATGAGTGGAAGACAGCTTTCAAAACGAAGTATGGGTTGTATGAGTGGCTGgttatgccatttggtctcacaaATGCTCCTAGCACGTTCATGAGATTGATGAATGAAGTGCTTAGGCCATTTTTGGGAAAATTCGTGGTTGTCTATTTGGATGATATTCTTGTTTACAGTTCTAACAAGGATGATCACTTAAATCATTTGCAACAACTGTTCGAAGTTTTAAGAGAGCAAAAACTCTATGGCAAGCTTGAAAAGTGCACGTTCATGCAAATGGAGATTGGCTTTCTTGGCTTCATCATTTCAGATGAAGGTGTGAAGGTGGATCCATCCAAAGTGGAGGCGATTTCCTCTTGGCCGGTTCCAAAAACTATCACTGAGGTGAGATCTTTTCATGGTTTAGCTTCATTTTATAGGAGGTTTATCAATAATTTCAGTACTTTATTAGCTCCTATAACTGAATGCACTAAAcatggaaaatttcaatggAATGAAGCAGCTCAAAAGGCATTTGAACTAGTAAAAGAAAAGATGTGTAACACACCTATTCTAGCTTTAGCTGATTTTACTAAACCTTTTGAAGTGGAGTGTGATGCTAGTAGAACAGGTATTGGAGCTGTTTTAATTCAAAGTGGCAAGCCTATTGCTAATTTTAGTGAGAAGCTTAACAACGCCAAATTAAACTATTCTACCTATGATAAAGAGTTTTATGCTATGGTTAGAGCTCTAAATCATTGGAGTCACTATTTGAGGCCACAAGCTTTTGTTCTtcattctgatcatgaatcgTTAAAATACATTCATGGGCAACACAAGCTTAGTGCTCGTCATGCTAAATGGGTAGAATTCTTACAGTCTTTCAATTTTGTTGCTAAATACAAAGCTGGAAAGGCTAATATTGTAGCAGATGCATTATCTCGGAGGCACTTATTGCTTAATATGGTGGATTCCAAGGTACTTGGGTTTGAATTGATCAAAGAGTTCTATGCTCTTGATGAGGAGATGAGTGACCTGTTCGTGGCTACCAAAGATGGTCCAAAAGACCATTATCATCAAATGGAGGGGTTCTTGTTCAAAGGGAACAAACTTTGTGTTCCTAAGTGTCCAGTTCGTGATTTGCTGATTAGAGAAGCTCATGGAGGTGGTTTGGCTGGCCATTTTGGTATTAGCAAAACTATGGTGCTATTACAAGAGCACTTTTCATGGCCTCACATGATCAAAGAAGTTCATGCTGTTCTAGCTCGTTGTGGAGTTTGTCAAAGAGCCAAGAGCACGTTTCATAAGGGGTTGTACACTCCTTTACCAGTTCCAGAGAGACCATGGGAGGATGTTAGCATGGATTTCATTGTAGCACTTCCTAGAACACGAAGAGGGAAAGATTCAATCATGGTGGTGGTGGACCGTTTCTCTAAAATGGCACACTTTGTGCCTTGTCATAAAACAGAAGATGCTATTAATGTTTCTTGTTTATATTTCAGGGAAATTGTTCGTTTACATGGAGTACCAAGAACTTTTGTCTCGGATAGAGATAGTAAGTTTTTCAGCCACTTTTGGAGATCCCTATGGAGAATGATGGGTACCAAGTTGCTATTTAgtacttcacatcaccctcaaacagATGGTCAAACTGAAGTGAGAAATCGAACTCTAGGCACCTTGCTAAGGGGCTTAGTGAGCAAAACAGGAAaagattgggatgtcaagctatGCCATGCGGAGTTTGCATACAATAGAACTCTAACTTTTGCAACAAAATATTCACCATTCGAAGTAGTATATGGGGTAAATCCTTATGTACCCATTGGTCTTATTTATTTGCCTAAATATTCTTATATTCATGGAGATGCTAGGCAACAAGCTGAAGCTATGGTGAAGGTACACAAAGAGATACGCAGCAACATAGAGAAGGCAAATGAGATGTATAAGAAGAAAGCAAACAATAACCGAAAACCAAGGGTGTTTTCTCCTGGAGATTTGGTGTGGATTCACTTAAGAAAGGAGAGATTTCCAAGCAAAAGGAAGCACAAACTCATGCCTAGATCTGAAGGGCCTTTCAAAGTCCTTGAGAGGTATGGAGATAATGCTTATAAGATAGATCTTCCTGGAGAATATGGTGTGGCAGCAACATTCAATATAGGTGACTTATCCCCTTACTTAGAAGATGAAGATGTGCAAGAATTGAGGACAATTCCTTTTGAAGAAGGGGAGGATGATGTAAAATCAGATACCAATCCACAAGTGTTGCTAAGTACTAATCTTAATCACAATAAAGGAGAGATCCATGGCCTAAAGATTAGTACTAGTGTGCTCGTATTAAGCAATGAAGGAAATGAAGCTAAGTAG